In a single window of the Papaver somniferum cultivar HN1 chromosome 8, ASM357369v1, whole genome shotgun sequence genome:
- the LOC113305372 gene encoding protein BRI1-5 ENHANCED 1-like produces MMVSNLKVVKEIDETMWSEVNHFIGKPEQVIPAGLAYVVSKTLTERAAMKFSDEHGLDLVTILPSMIVGPFIIPNLPESVSLALSVILDDRTKMIHLKPTNAVHIDDVASAQIFLFECQNAKGRHICSSVDFRIHDVARFIAEKYPEFQLPTDLLKEIEEEKPVHLSSDKLLSMGFQFKYNFEEMFGDAIQSCKEKGFL; encoded by the exons ATGATGGTAAGTAATCTCAAAGTTGTAAAAGAAATTGACGAGACAATGTGGTCAGAAGTTAACCATTTCATTGGCAAACCCGAACAAGTCATTCCTGCTGGTCTCGCATATGTGGTTTCAAAGACACTGACAGAAAGAGCTGCCATGAAATTTTCTGACGAACATGGATTGGATCTTGTTACTATACTTCCATCTATGATTGTTGGACCATTTATCATTCCCAACCTTCCTGAGAGTGTTTCTCTGGCCCTTTCTGTAATTTTGG ATGATAGGACGAAGATGATCCATCTGAAACCTACAAATGCAGTACATATAGATGATGTTGCTTCAGCACAGATATTTCTTTTTGAGTGCCAAAATGCAAAAGGAAGACATATTTGTTCTTCTGTTGATTTTAGAATACATGATGTGGCTAGATTTATAGCTGAGAAGTATCCGGAATTTCAATTACCAACTGA TTTACTaaaggaaattgaagaagaaaaaccaGTTCATCTTTCCTCAGATAAGCTGTTGAGTATGGGATTTCAGTTCAAATATAATTTCGAGGAGATGTTTGGTGATGCAATTCAAAGCTGCAAAGAGAAGGGTTTCCTTTAG
- the LOC113305373 gene encoding vestitone reductase-like encodes MEGTGKIVCVTGGAGYLASWLIMRLLQRGYSVRTTVRSDPKFKEDVSHLKALPEAAEKLQIFEADLETPESFDAAVDGCVGVFLVAQGIGLEVGYTQEKLLKISVEGTLGILMHEI; translated from the exons ATGGAAGGAACAGGGAAGATAGTATGTGTAACAGGTGGAGCTGGATACTTGGCATCTTGGCTCATCATGAGATTGCTTCAACGTGGTTACTCTGTTCGGACCACGGTTCGGTCTGACCCCA AATTTAAGGAAGATGTAAGCCACCTGAAAGCCCTTCCTGAGGCTGCAGAGAAGCTCCAAATTTTTGAAGCAGATCTTGAAACCCCCGAAAGTTTTGACGCTGCAGTTGACGGATGTGTCGGTGTCTTTCTCGTTGCTCAAGGAATTGGTCTTGAAGTAGGATACACTcaagaaaaattactcaaaaTATCCGTGGAAGGAACTCTTGGAATTCTCATGCATGAAATCTAA